The Hymenobacter sp. DG01 genome has a segment encoding these proteins:
- a CDS encoding biotin--[acetyl-CoA-carboxylase] ligase: MNVTKYEKQVEAIYPQTLFTGQQLVWLPECPSTNTEAYQLAVQNRATDGCCVITDKQTAGRGQRGNQWEAAPGENLTLSVVWHPGFLPAADQFLLSQAVALAVHDWLVTLLGPDPALRVKWPNDIFFGHQKLGGILIENTLNGPKIQHSIVGIGLNINQRQFEVPTATSLGCLTGRAYTLPALVARLLESLERRYLQLRSGKVGALRAEYLRVLYRFQEEHEYEAAGRRFRGQIVGVDETGRLAVATKGELHYFDLKEIRYI; encoded by the coding sequence TTGAACGTCACAAAGTACGAAAAACAGGTGGAGGCTATATACCCCCAAACGCTCTTCACGGGCCAACAGCTTGTCTGGTTGCCCGAATGCCCCTCGACGAACACCGAGGCATACCAACTGGCTGTCCAAAACCGGGCCACGGATGGTTGCTGCGTCATTACCGACAAACAGACCGCTGGTCGCGGCCAACGTGGCAACCAATGGGAAGCCGCGCCCGGCGAAAACCTGACACTGTCTGTGGTATGGCACCCCGGGTTTTTACCGGCCGCCGACCAGTTTCTGCTGAGCCAGGCCGTAGCGCTAGCCGTGCATGACTGGCTGGTAACCCTGCTCGGCCCCGACCCGGCGCTGCGGGTGAAGTGGCCAAATGATATCTTTTTCGGACATCAAAAGCTGGGTGGCATTCTGATTGAGAACACACTTAACGGCCCGAAGATTCAGCATAGCATCGTTGGGATAGGATTAAATATTAACCAGCGGCAATTTGAAGTGCCCACCGCTACCTCGTTGGGCTGCCTCACCGGCCGGGCCTACACGTTGCCGGCCCTGGTGGCCCGGCTGCTGGAAAGCCTGGAGCGGCGCTACCTGCAGCTGCGCTCCGGCAAGGTGGGTGCCCTGCGCGCCGAGTACCTGCGGGTGCTGTACCGCTTTCAGGAAGAACACGAGTACGAAGCCGCCGGCCGCCGCTTCCGGGGCCAGATTGTGGGCGTGGATGAAACCGGCCGCTTGGCTGTAGCCACGAAAGGCGAACTGCATTATTTCGATTTAAAAGAAATTCGCTATATATGA
- the rsfS gene encoding ribosome silencing factor yields the protein MKSTLVRQDSDKLADVVVRGMQEKKAADIVVLNLKDLKNAVADYFIICSASSDTQIDAIARSVEEEVEKLTGQNPWQTEGRMNREWVLLDYVDVVVHVFLRDRRQFYGLEELWGDAQITYVEEEETPAAVR from the coding sequence ATGAAAAGTACCCTGGTTCGGCAGGATTCGGACAAGTTGGCAGATGTAGTAGTGCGCGGCATGCAAGAGAAGAAAGCAGCCGATATCGTGGTACTCAACCTCAAAGACCTTAAAAATGCCGTAGCCGATTATTTTATAATCTGCTCGGCTTCTTCAGATACGCAAATTGACGCTATTGCCCGCTCCGTGGAGGAAGAGGTAGAGAAGCTTACCGGCCAGAACCCTTGGCAAACCGAAGGGCGCATGAACCGGGAGTGGGTGCTGCTCGACTACGTGGACGTGGTAGTGCACGTATTCCTGCGCGACCGGCGCCAGTTCTACGGCTTGGAAGAGCTGTGGGGCGATGCGCAGATTACCTACGTAGAGGAAGAGGAAACTCCGGCGGCGGTAAGGTAA